The genomic region CGAAACAGGTTATTCGACTGCACCGCGCGGCGGCGGCTGGCTCGTCTCCGCGTATTTCCGACCACGGGCAAAGTCGACCGCATCGCGCGCCGACGGGCCGTGCGGTCACGCGGACAGTGCGACCACCTCGCCGCTGAGCCGGTCGGTGATTGCGCTCGAGACGCGCAGCAACCCGCGCAGCAGCGCGTTCTGAAGGCCCGGATCGTCACGCCCCATGCGATCGAACGCCTCGCGCGTCAGGATCAGGCATTCGAGCTTGCGGTCGGCGCGCACGTCGGCGGTCCGCTTGCCGCCCTGGAGCACGCCGGCTTCGCCGAACGCCATGCCGGGTGCGATCGTCGACAGGCGCTTCTGCTGTCCGCTCGCGAGGTCGAGCGTTGCGCTGCATTCGCCGGACACGATGAAGAACAGGCGGTCGGCCTCGTCGCCTTTGCGGACGATCATTGCGCCGCGCGCGAAGCTCGCGCGCTCGACGTAGGCGGCGAGCTTCTCGATGTCGTCGGATTTCATTCCCGTGCAGATCTGCTGATGCGGCAGCTCGCACGGTTTGTCCGCGCCGAGGCCCGGCGCCACCTGGTCGATCAATGTGTTCTCGCACCACTCGATGCCGCTCTCGAGCTGCGGGAACGTGCGCACGCCCGCCGTGTTCTCGCCTCCGAGCTGCTCCTCGGCGTGGCGCACGAACGCGTGGACGGTCTGGGTTCCGGTAAGGATCGTGCGTGTTCCGACGCGTGCCATCGTGCGCATGAGATCGACGAGAAGATGCATCGCCGACGAATCGATGCTCTCGACGCGCTTGAAGTCGAGGATCACGAACAGCGATGCTTCGACTCCGGCAAGCAGATGGCGGCTGATGGTCTCGGCGGCGGCAAAATCGACGTCGCCGTGAAGCTCGAGCACGCGCGCGCGGTGGCCGTGCTCGGCAAAGACTTCGAGCTCGCGCGAACGGCGGCGGCGCTTGGAACGCACGCTCGACAGCGAGTACTCGGCGCGCACCGTCGCCATCGACGAGCGCGGCGGCGTCAGAAAGTGCAGGCCCCAGTCGCGCGAAAGACGCTCGCACGCGAGCACGCCGCGGACGCTGTTGCCGCGCGCATCGAGCCGCGGCGAGAACACGCCGATCCCGAGCCGCCCGGGAAGCACCGCCATGATGCCGCCGCCGACGCCGCTCTTGGCCGGCATACCGACGCGGTAGACCCATTCGCCGGCGTAGTCGTACATTCCGCACGTCGTCATCACGCACAGCAGGTCGCGCACGATGGCCGGCGAAACCACGCGTTCGCGCGTGACCGGATTGGTGCCGCCGGCCGCGAGCGTCGCCGCCATCATCGCGAGATCGCGGCATTCGACTCGCACCGAGCACTGCCGGAAGTAGAGGTCGAGCGCCGGATCCGGATTGTCGCTGACGATGTCGAAGTTGCGCAGCATGTGGCCGATCGCGCGGTTGCGATGCCCGGTCTCCTTCTCGGACTGGTAGACCGCGTCGTCGAGGTCGAGCAGGCGGCCCGCATACATCGAGAACAGCGCGAGGATGCGTTCGAAACGATCGGGCTCCGAGCGCCCGGCGACGAGCGACGCGGCCGTGATCGCACCCGCGTTGATCATCGGGTTGAGCGGACGGCCGGATCCCGGCTGCAGGCTGATCGAATTGAACGCGTCGCCGGTCGGCTCGACGCCGATCTTGCGCAGCACGCCTTCTTTGCCGCGGTCCTCGAGCGCAAGCCCGTAGACGAGCGGCTTGGAGATCGACTGGATCGTGAACGGGATGCGCGTGTCGCCGACTTCGTAGACCGCACCGTCGGTAGTCGCGACGGCGATCCCGAACCACGACGGGTCGGCTTTGGTGAGCTCGGGAATGTAGGACGCGACCGCGCCGTCGTCGATCGGGGCAAGCTCGGCGTGGACACGCTCGAGATAGAGCCGGATCGGAGAGGATGCGAGGGGTCGGGTCGCAGCAGCTGTGGACACAGGAACCTCCTGCCGACCGGCTCGCGCCGGTCCTCAGATCGACCGGCCTGCGCCGGTGTCCTCAGATCGACCGGCTCGCGCCGGTGTCCTCAGATCGACCGGCCTGCGCCGGTCTCAATGGGTGGTCCCCGATGGCGTTGTGTCAGAGCCTGAAAATGATGCAACGACCGCCAAACGCGCGCGGCGCCGGTCGCATGAATGCCACCGGCGCCGCGTGTCGCTCTGTCGTGAGCTCAGCCTACTGCCTGCACTTGAGCGCGGTGTCGGACGCAGTGCAGTCCGAAATGCTGCCGGAACGCTCGACCGCCGAATTGTGCAGCAGCGTCACCGTCACCGGGCCGGTAAACGGCGCATCGATCGGCTGGCCGCGAAGCGACAGCTTCAGCAGCATGAGCCCGTCCTTCGGCGTCAGCGTTGCGCGGTAATCCGCGTCCGCGACCGTGTCGCGGCAGGTGATCTTGCCCTTCGCTGTCGTGCGGCAGCTTCCGAACGTGTGCGACACGTCGAGACCGGCAGCGTCCTGGATGCGGACGTTGAACGGCGGCGGCGCGCTGAACTCGGGCGACGCGTCGAACGAACCCTTTGCATCGACGCGCCCGTCCGCGGAGCCGGCGCTCTTTTCCGCACGCACGTTCACGCGCGAGAGCGTCAGGCTGAGCGGCGTGCGCGCCTGCGCGCACGTGTAGTCGACTCCTGCGGTCTCGTCGGGACCGAATGCGTATCCATTTGGAAGGACCTTACCGGACGGTGCATCGATGAGACCGCCGTCCGGCGCCTCGAGCACCGGCAGCCGCAGGCGCAGGTTCGTCACCGTAACCGGCAGTTGGCCGTTCGAGTTGCGACCGTACGGCTGATCCGCCGGAAGCAGCTCGAGCTTCGGAATGTGACCTTCGCGGAACTTCCATCCGTTCGGATGAAGCTGGAACACCTGGCATGACGCTACCGTGTTGATCTCCGGACGATACAGGCCGCGCGCGACCAGCGTTTCGGTTCCCGCCACGGGATCGACATCGAGCAGACGTGCAGCGACCTGCGACGTGGAACCCGGCGAAAGGATGTCGGCAACGATCGTTGCCGATCCCATCAGCGTGTAACCTGCCGCCGGTGCCGGCTCGCCGCGATACGTCGCGGCGCCGGTCTGGTCGTCAGCCGGAGCTGTCGCGCATGCACCGCTGCCGGAGATCGGATCGAATGCCTGTCCGACCTGCTCATCGGTCGGCACGTCGTCGGCGATGATCTGCTGGGCGGCGCTCTCGATGCGTACTTCTCCCGGCGCGAGCGCAGCCCACGTCGGCGCCTGGAACGGACCAGCCGACGGGCCGTCGCAGACCTGCGTCACCGTCTGCACGCCATCGAACGGCGCGGCGCCGTCGCCTTTGACGTAGAAGTCGAACCACTCGTGAAGCTGGGAATTGCGGAACGCGGTGTCTTCCACCTTGTTCTGTCCGCGCTGGTGACCGTGATCGCCGAACATCAGCGAGATCGGCGTGCCCGGATGGTTCGTGCGCGTGCGATTGTAGTAGCGGATCGCTTCGTCCGGCGGGAACAGGTCGTCGGTAAAGCCGTTGGAGATCAGCATCGGCGCCGGCGCGACAGAATCGTCGATGTAATAGCTCGAATGGTGGCGCGTCAGCTCGTCGACGGTGTCGAGCAGCACCGGATTGTCGTCGTACGGCTCGCCGGCGTTGGTGACGGTGAACCATTTGGTCAGATCGGCATCTTCGTCCTGGCCGGTCGGTGCGTAGTTGCTGCCGGCAAGGCCGAGCGCGTAGAGGCCGGCGACGAACGACTGCTTCATTACGCCGCCGCGGCCGCGCGCGTCGTACCGTGCGTCGGCAACGTAATCGAGGGTATGACCGTTCGGCGTGAGCGCATATGCCATGTCGGTCCACGGGATGTCGGGCTGCGCCGCCGCGATCTGCATTGCCTTTCCGCCGGGGCTCACCCACGGCACGAGATGGCCGTCGGCGTTCGGCGAGCCTTCGTGCGCGCCCATCATCTTGCGGTTCCTGAGTGCGCCGAGCGCCATCGAGATGCCGCCGCCGTACGAGCTGCCCATCGACGCGATCTTCTGCGGATCGATGAGGCCTTCTCCGGATCCGCCGGACGCCGCCTGGTCGGCGAGCGCTTCGAACACTTCCTGCGCATCGCGCACTTCGTAGCGCGTATCCATCAGGTGGTTGTAGCCGTTGTCGCAGACGCCGGGCATGAGACGCTTCGGGTCGGTCGCGCCGCACGAGTTTCCCCAGCCGCGATCGCTCATCGAGAACACGGCGTAGCCGTTGTCGAGCCACTGCTGCATCGAATCGGATGTCAGCGAGATCTTCGCGCCGCCCCAGCCATGGAACACACCGACGATCGGGAAGTTGCCGTCGGGGCCCGCAGCCGGCGCGGGCGGAAACGCAACGTTCACGTCGATCGGTGCGCCGTCGAAGCTCGTGAAGATTCCCGAGCAGTGGCGCTCGCCGGCGTTGGCGTCGGCCTGGACGGTGCAGACGACCGTGCCGCCGAAAATACTGGTGATGTCGGCCGACGCCGGATCGGCCATGGATGCGATCGAAAGCGCGGCGACTGCCGCGATCATCTTCTTCATTGAGGGTCCCTCCGCCTTTGGCGGCTCTCAGGCCGCGGGGGCACCCTCTGGTCTGCACCCGGTCACTACTTACAGCAATGACAGTTACATCGATGTCAGCCCGTCGCCCGCATTTTTTCCACGCCTGGGGGTGGCCGTCGGCGGAGACGATTGCGGCCGGGCCGCGCGCCGACTATCGGCCGAGCATGGATTTCCGAGAGGCCATCGAAACCACAGGGACCTGCCGCTTCTTCCGCCCGGATCCGGTTCCCGAGGATGTCTTGAAACGGGTGCTCGATGCCGCGCGCTACGCGCCGACGGGCGGCAACCGCCAGGGAGTTCGGTTCGTCGCAGTTCGCGACGACGCCAAGCGGCGCGCGCTCGCCGGCCTCTACCTGCCGCTGTGGCAGCAGTATGCGTCGCGGGCTGTCGTCAAACCCGGCGCGCCGCTTCCGCGGCTTCTCGAAAATGCCGACCACATGGCCAAGCACCTTCACGAAGTGCCGGTGCTGGTCGTCGTCTGCGCGCAGACGGCCGACCTGATGGCGACCGATCGTCATCTCGATCGCGTATCGGTCGTTGCCGGAGCGTCGATTTATCCGTCGGTGCAGAACTTCCTGCTCGCTGCACGCACCGAAGGTCTCGGCACCGCGCTGACTACGCTGCTGTGCGCCGTCGAGCCCAAAGTGAAGGAGCTGCTCGCGATACCCGACTACGTTGCGACCGCGGCCATGGTGCCGCTCGGATATCCGGCCCGCGACTTTCCGAAGAAGCTCTCGCGGCGACCGATCGAAGAGCTCGTCTTCGCAGATACGTACGGCGAGCGACTGTTCAAGTAGCCCGCCGTACTCCGTTCGTTGAATCGTCACGCCGCCTTCGCGATCACGTAGCCCGATCGCGGAAAGTGCACCGCGATTTCGCCGACCACGGGATCGCTGCGCCGGATCGCGATCTCCTCGCCGGTGACGCGCGCGACGACTCCCTCGACCTTCTCGACTCCGATGTCGTCGGCGCGGATCGAGACCGTATCGCCGACCTCGATTCCATCGAGCTTCCTGCCTTCGATCGGAGCCAGATCGGCCGGCGTCGCGGTGCGCGCGATTTCGAGCGCCGCCGACGGCTCCATTGCCTCGGAGTCGCCGGCGCCGAACGCCGCGATCCTGTCGACCCAGCTCGCGAGCGCGCGCCGCTCGCTGACCGCCTCGAACAGATGCGGAATGTGCCGCATGAACCAGAGCGGGTGGTAACAGGCCGCGTCCGCCAGCGTGAACTCGTCACCGATGAGGAACGACTTCCCGCTGAGCCGGCAGTCGAGCTGATCGAGCGAAAGCAGCGCCTGCGAGCGTGTATGCGGCGCCATCGCGAGCAGGTTCTGCTTCGACAGCATCGGCGACATCTTCGCCCGGTCTTCGAGGATGTCGGCCGGGAGCACCGGCAGCAGCTCGGCGATCACCGACGGAACGACCTGTCCGGTGAAGCGGTGATCGGCCCAGTCCTCGAGCATGCCGATCTCGCCCCAGCGGTCTTCGGGAATGCAGGCCGGATCCGGATGAAGCTGCTCGATGCGGCGCGCGATGCACGCGGTGTCGCAGTAGATGTCCGCGCCCACCTGCATCACCGGAATCTTGCGGTAACCGCCGGTCAGCGGCGCAAGGTCGGGCTTCGGAAGCATGTTCGGCTGCGCGA from Candidatus Limnocylindrales bacterium harbors:
- a CDS encoding nitroreductase family protein, which translates into the protein MDFREAIETTGTCRFFRPDPVPEDVLKRVLDAARYAPTGGNRQGVRFVAVRDDAKRRALAGLYLPLWQQYASRAVVKPGAPLPRLLENADHMAKHLHEVPVLVVVCAQTADLMATDRHLDRVSVVAGASIYPSVQNFLLAARTEGLGTALTTLLCAVEPKVKELLAIPDYVATAAMVPLGYPARDFPKKLSRRPIEELVFADTYGERLFK
- the glsA gene encoding glutaminase A, which codes for MSTAAATRPLASSPIRLYLERVHAELAPIDDGAVASYIPELTKADPSWFGIAVATTDGAVYEVGDTRIPFTIQSISKPLVYGLALEDRGKEGVLRKIGVEPTGDAFNSISLQPGSGRPLNPMINAGAITAASLVAGRSEPDRFERILALFSMYAGRLLDLDDAVYQSEKETGHRNRAIGHMLRNFDIVSDNPDPALDLYFRQCSVRVECRDLAMMAATLAAGGTNPVTRERVVSPAIVRDLLCVMTTCGMYDYAGEWVYRVGMPAKSGVGGGIMAVLPGRLGIGVFSPRLDARGNSVRGVLACERLSRDWGLHFLTPPRSSMATVRAEYSLSSVRSKRRRRSRELEVFAEHGHRARVLELHGDVDFAAAETISRHLLAGVEASLFVILDFKRVESIDSSAMHLLVDLMRTMARVGTRTILTGTQTVHAFVRHAEEQLGGENTAGVRTFPQLESGIEWCENTLIDQVAPGLGADKPCELPHQQICTGMKSDDIEKLAAYVERASFARGAMIVRKGDEADRLFFIVSGECSATLDLASGQQKRLSTIAPGMAFGEAGVLQGGKRTADVRADRKLECLILTREAFDRMGRDDPGLQNALLRGLLRVSSAITDRLSGEVVALSA
- a CDS encoding CocE/NonD family hydrolase, with product MKKMIAAVAALSIASMADPASADITSIFGGTVVCTVQADANAGERHCSGIFTSFDGAPIDVNVAFPPAPAAGPDGNFPIVGVFHGWGGAKISLTSDSMQQWLDNGYAVFSMSDRGWGNSCGATDPKRLMPGVCDNGYNHLMDTRYEVRDAQEVFEALADQAASGGSGEGLIDPQKIASMGSSYGGGISMALGALRNRKMMGAHEGSPNADGHLVPWVSPGGKAMQIAAAQPDIPWTDMAYALTPNGHTLDYVADARYDARGRGGVMKQSFVAGLYALGLAGSNYAPTGQDEDADLTKWFTVTNAGEPYDDNPVLLDTVDELTRHHSSYYIDDSVAPAPMLISNGFTDDLFPPDEAIRYYNRTRTNHPGTPISLMFGDHGHQRGQNKVEDTAFRNSQLHEWFDFYVKGDGAAPFDGVQTVTQVCDGPSAGPFQAPTWAALAPGEVRIESAAQQIIADDVPTDEQVGQAFDPISGSGACATAPADDQTGAATYRGEPAPAAGYTLMGSATIVADILSPGSTSQVAARLLDVDPVAGTETLVARGLYRPEINTVASCQVFQLHPNGWKFREGHIPKLELLPADQPYGRNSNGQLPVTVTNLRLRLPVLEAPDGGLIDAPSGKVLPNGYAFGPDETAGVDYTCAQARTPLSLTLSRVNVRAEKSAGSADGRVDAKGSFDASPEFSAPPPFNVRIQDAAGLDVSHTFGSCRTTAKGKITCRDTVADADYRATLTPKDGLMLLKLSLRGQPIDAPFTGPVTVTLLHNSAVERSGSISDCTASDTALKCRQ
- a CDS encoding glutathione S-transferase family protein, giving the protein MHDIILHHYPISLFAEKIRCLLAYKNVPWRSVAQPNMLPKPDLAPLTGGYRKIPVMQVGADIYCDTACIARRIEQLHPDPACIPEDRWGEIGMLEDWADHRFTGQVVPSVIAELLPVLPADILEDRAKMSPMLSKQNLLAMAPHTRSQALLSLDQLDCRLSGKSFLIGDEFTLADAACYHPLWFMRHIPHLFEAVSERRALASWVDRIAAFGAGDSEAMEPSAALEIARTATPADLAPIEGRKLDGIEVGDTVSIRADDIGVEKVEGVVARVTGEEIAIRRSDPVVGEIAVHFPRSGYVIAKAA